The following proteins are encoded in a genomic region of Ictidomys tridecemlineatus isolate mIctTri1 unplaced genomic scaffold, mIctTri1.hap1 Scaffold_3929, whole genome shotgun sequence:
- the LOC144373428 gene encoding uncharacterized protein LOC144373428 isoform X2 has translation MRFDPLFPEKFHTEGENDQNTEEPFRVQSLEPYRQDQLRNELLPVICGRNLHFSSNMGLISWDSIPTQQVLDLLFPRDTDVTCTHGKREVHRYSGGLSESSQRMSASPSFLGTWINFYTEASHQPPGSLSLQQLLPYMWLLLVGLYLEHQAYHLLAATEDGISSQAATESQADQATSSVPVTAPKPTPEPEPSPWEGAEPESRTSGVSTGYSQRPQYNRRVRGRCLIHVYLENEMTTQYKSILVTCQDSTPVIIRRALDAHLLQQEDPENYELLQIVSNHQKLRIPADGKVYYALDGGVDYNFLLRETAASKSLKVKPKEFLEPSVAVASRTPAAVSSSSAVAAGSLPQATQSNECCMRKVTSSSSSLLHSSEQVEDSHFVHVLLEGQSLRETKCILVTCQETVTSLIRRALDQNLLQHEDVDNFELLSMMSEDEKIQVSDHSLVCLSMNQGIKYFIVRKRPQVKAKEFSESTCKSSRPLSHKQVGDTCLIRVHLETQSPKMAKTVLVTCQDRAPVVIRSALDLHLLTQEKPEDYELGQIISHRQKLRIPAQANVFYAKNPHKKSNFVLRKRSLSQKNDEWIQPQPPSRSAKKAPALLRMLAKPFCCCVPRRG, from the exons atgagatttgatcccctttttcctgaaaagttccacacggag ggtgaaaatgatcagaacacggaggagcccttcagggtacagagccttgaaccttacaggcaggaccagcttaggaatgagctcctgcctgtcatttgtgggaggaacctacatttcagcagcaacatggggttaatctcctgggattccatccccacccagcaggtgctggatctcttgttcccaag gGACACAGATGTGACctgcactcatgggaaaagagaggtccaccgctactcagggggactcagtgagagctcacagagaatgag tgcctcaccttccttcctggggacctggattAACTTCTacaccgaggcttcccatcagcctccaggctctctgagtctgcagcagctgctgccatatATGTGGCTCTTGCTGGTTGGTTTGTACCTGGAGCATCAAGCATACCACCTCCTGGCCGCAActgaagatggcatatcaagccaggcagcgactgagagccaggcggaccagg ctacaagctcagttcctgttacggctcctaagccaaccccagagccagagccttctccctgggaaggggcagagccagagtccagaacatcaggggtctccactggGTACTCCCAACGGCCCCAGTACAACAGGCGGGTGAGAGGCAGGTgtctcattcacgtctacctggaaaatgaaatgacaacacAGTATaagagcatcctg gtgacctgccaggacagcactccagtcatcatccgcagggccttagatgcacacttgctccagcaggaggatccagaaaactacgaacttctgcaaattgtctcgaaccatcaga agctgaggatccctgctgatgggaaagtatattatgccctggatggaggagtggattataactttcttcttcgggaaacagctgccagcaagtcgttgaaggtcaagccaaaggag ttcttggagccttctgtggcagtggcatccaggaccccagcagctgtgagcagcagctctgcagtggctgcaggatcattgccccaggccacccaaagcaatgagtgctgcatgagaaaagtcaccagtagcagctcctcactgcttcactccagcgagcaggtggaagacagccactTTGTTCatgtcctcctagagggacagagcctgagggagacaaagtgcatcctg gtgacctgtcaggagacggtgacaagcctcatccgcagggccttggaccaaaatttgttgcagcatgaggatgtggacaactttgagctgctgagtatGATGTCTGAggatgaga AAATCCAGGTCTCTGACCACTCACTCGTGTGTCTGTCCATGAATcagggaataaaatatttcatcgtgaggaaacgcccccAGGTCAAggcaaaggag ttctcagaatcaacctgcaagtcctccaggccgctttcccacaagcaggtgggagacacctgcttaattcgtgtccacttagaaacacaaagtccaaagatggccaagactgttttg gtgacctgccaggatagggctcctgtcgtcatccgcagtgCCCTCgacctacacttgcttactcaggagaaaccggaggattatgagctgggccaaatcatctctcaccgtcaga agctgaggattccagcgcaggccaacgtattttatgcCAAGAATCCTCACAAAAAATCCAACtttgtgctgaggaaaaggagcctctcccaaaagaatgatgaatggatccagcctcaacctccctctcgttctgcaaagaaggctccagccctcctgaggatgcttgcaaaaccattctgctgctgtgtgcctaggcggggctga
- the LOC144373428 gene encoding uncharacterized protein LOC144373428 isoform X1 produces the protein MEPWYPGTHFTDQAIRAHLDGDTGVRRMFPCPCKQCRASGSQESQGGQLGLLWIHWMRIQLRRQSLWRLSQRSSRVTGENDQNTEEPFRVQSLEPYRQDQLRNELLPVICGRNLHFSSNMGLISWDSIPTQQVLDLLFPSASPSFLGTWINFYTEASHQPPGSLSLQQLLPYMWLLLVGLYLEHQAYHLLAATEDGISSQAATESQADQATSSVPVTAPKPTPEPEPSPWEGAEPESRTSGVSTGYSQRPQYNRRVRGRCLIHVYLENEMTTQYKSILVTCQDSTPVIIRRALDAHLLQQEDPENYELLQIVSNHQKLRIPADGKVYYALDGGVDYNFLLRETAASKSLKVKPKEFLEPSVAVASRTPAAVSSSSAVAAGSLPQATQSNECCMRKVTSSSSSLLHSSEQVEDSHFVHVLLEGQSLRETKCILVTCQETVTSLIRRALDQNLLQHEDVDNFELLSMMSEDEKIQVSDHSLVCLSMNQGIKYFIVRKRPQVKAKEFSESTCKSSRPLSHKQVGDTCLIRVHLETQSPKMAKTVLVTCQDRAPVVIRSALDLHLLTQEKPEDYELGQIISHRQKLRIPAQANVFYAKNPHKKSNFVLRKRSLSQKNDEWIQPQPPSRSAKKAPALLRMLAKPFCCCVPRRG, from the exons atggaaccctggtatccaggcacccacttcactgaccaagccatccgagctcatttggatGGAGacactggagtgagaaggatgttcccctgtccttgcaaacaatgccgagcctcaggctcccaggaatctcaggggggccaactaggcCTTTTGTGGATACACTGGATGAGGATTCaacttagacgccagagcctctggcgcttgtcgcagaggagctcaagagtaaca ggtgaaaatgatcagaacacggaggagcccttcagggtacagagccttgaaccttacaggcaggaccagcttaggaatgagctcctgcctgtcatttgtgggaggaacctacatttcagcagcaacatggggttaatctcctgggattccatccccacccagcaggtgctggatctcttgttcccaag tgcctcaccttccttcctggggacctggattAACTTCTacaccgaggcttcccatcagcctccaggctctctgagtctgcagcagctgctgccatatATGTGGCTCTTGCTGGTTGGTTTGTACCTGGAGCATCAAGCATACCACCTCCTGGCCGCAActgaagatggcatatcaagccaggcagcgactgagagccaggcggaccagg ctacaagctcagttcctgttacggctcctaagccaaccccagagccagagccttctccctgggaaggggcagagccagagtccagaacatcaggggtctccactggGTACTCCCAACGGCCCCAGTACAACAGGCGGGTGAGAGGCAGGTgtctcattcacgtctacctggaaaatgaaatgacaacacAGTATaagagcatcctg gtgacctgccaggacagcactccagtcatcatccgcagggccttagatgcacacttgctccagcaggaggatccagaaaactacgaacttctgcaaattgtctcgaaccatcaga agctgaggatccctgctgatgggaaagtatattatgccctggatggaggagtggattataactttcttcttcgggaaacagctgccagcaagtcgttgaaggtcaagccaaaggag ttcttggagccttctgtggcagtggcatccaggaccccagcagctgtgagcagcagctctgcagtggctgcaggatcattgccccaggccacccaaagcaatgagtgctgcatgagaaaagtcaccagtagcagctcctcactgcttcactccagcgagcaggtggaagacagccactTTGTTCatgtcctcctagagggacagagcctgagggagacaaagtgcatcctg gtgacctgtcaggagacggtgacaagcctcatccgcagggccttggaccaaaatttgttgcagcatgaggatgtggacaactttgagctgctgagtatGATGTCTGAggatgaga AAATCCAGGTCTCTGACCACTCACTCGTGTGTCTGTCCATGAATcagggaataaaatatttcatcgtgaggaaacgcccccAGGTCAAggcaaaggag ttctcagaatcaacctgcaagtcctccaggccgctttcccacaagcaggtgggagacacctgcttaattcgtgtccacttagaaacacaaagtccaaagatggccaagactgttttg gtgacctgccaggatagggctcctgtcgtcatccgcagtgCCCTCgacctacacttgcttactcaggagaaaccggaggattatgagctgggccaaatcatctctcaccgtcaga agctgaggattccagcgcaggccaacgtattttatgcCAAGAATCCTCACAAAAAATCCAACtttgtgctgaggaaaaggagcctctcccaaaagaatgatgaatggatccagcctcaacctccctctcgttctgcaaagaaggctccagccctcctgaggatgcttgcaaaaccattctgctgctgtgtgcctaggcggggctga